A genomic window from Oceanobacillus timonensis includes:
- the ilvB gene encoding biosynthetic-type acetolactate synthase large subunit, whose translation MKVNANQEVEVKNDLVTGADLLVQALEKASVEVVFGYPGGTVLPIYDALHRNDTNFKHVLSRHEQGSIHAAEGYARVSGKPGVVIATSGPGATNLITGITDAMMDSLPLVVFTGQVAEQVIGTDAFQEADVMGITTPITKYNYQINDIADLPRVVNEAFHVATTGRPGPVVIDIPKSISETVTINDYEDDFYLPGYQPTVYPNPMQISKVTTELSKAEKPVILAGAGILIAGATEELKQFVNNWEIPVVTTLLGLGSYPGNDNLALGMGGMHGTYAANRAIYESDLLINIGARFDDRLTGNLQHFAPNAKVAHIDIDPAEIGKNVETAIPIVADAKQALSVLLQQEVNRGDYTAWLDKTKKNQKEYPLWYNRGDNPISPQWLIEQVYEKSNGEAVVTTDVGQHQMWAAQFYTFKNPNNWVTSGGLGTMGFGFPAAIGAQIAKPEKMVVSIVGDGGFQMTLQELSILKSQNLPVKVVILNNEALGMVRQWQETFYEERYSHSLFSENPDFVKLAESYGIKGMRVSDEENVPEALNEALSHDGPVVIDCRVNRETCVYPMIAPGKGMHEMIGVTK comes from the coding sequence GTGAAAGTAAATGCAAATCAAGAAGTGGAAGTGAAGAATGATTTGGTCACAGGAGCTGATTTGTTAGTTCAGGCATTAGAAAAGGCAAGTGTTGAAGTTGTTTTTGGTTACCCGGGGGGAACTGTTTTACCGATTTATGATGCATTGCATCGAAACGATACCAATTTCAAGCATGTACTTTCGCGACATGAGCAAGGCTCCATACATGCGGCGGAAGGATATGCAAGAGTATCAGGAAAACCCGGCGTTGTTATCGCAACCTCAGGTCCGGGAGCAACGAACTTAATTACCGGAATTACCGATGCTATGATGGATTCACTTCCGCTGGTTGTATTCACCGGGCAGGTTGCGGAGCAGGTTATCGGAACAGACGCTTTTCAGGAAGCAGATGTAATGGGGATTACGACACCGATTACGAAGTATAATTATCAAATAAATGATATTGCGGACTTACCGAGAGTTGTTAATGAGGCATTTCATGTTGCAACAACAGGCAGACCCGGACCGGTCGTTATTGATATTCCGAAAAGTATTTCCGAAACCGTAACGATTAATGATTATGAAGATGACTTTTATTTACCAGGTTATCAGCCGACGGTTTATCCAAACCCGATGCAAATTTCTAAAGTAACAACAGAATTAAGTAAAGCAGAAAAGCCAGTTATCCTCGCTGGGGCAGGTATCCTGATTGCGGGGGCAACAGAAGAGTTAAAACAATTTGTTAATAATTGGGAGATCCCAGTTGTTACCACCTTACTTGGACTTGGAAGTTACCCTGGAAATGACAATTTAGCACTTGGTATGGGCGGGATGCATGGAACCTACGCAGCAAACAGAGCCATCTATGAAAGTGATTTGCTTATCAATATTGGAGCACGATTTGATGATCGGTTGACTGGGAACCTGCAGCATTTTGCTCCAAACGCAAAAGTAGCTCATATCGACATTGACCCGGCAGAAATTGGAAAGAACGTTGAAACAGCTATTCCGATTGTTGCAGATGCCAAACAAGCACTGTCGGTACTTCTGCAGCAGGAAGTAAACCGCGGAGATTATACAGCGTGGTTAGATAAAACCAAGAAAAATCAAAAAGAATATCCGTTATGGTATAACCGTGGTGATAATCCAATCAGTCCACAATGGCTCATTGAGCAAGTATATGAAAAGTCAAATGGAGAAGCCGTGGTGACAACAGATGTCGGGCAGCATCAGATGTGGGCAGCACAGTTCTACACTTTCAAAAATCCGAATAATTGGGTAACGTCCGGCGGGCTCGGTACAATGGGCTTTGGCTTCCCGGCTGCAATCGGTGCACAAATCGCGAAACCGGAGAAGATGGTTGTATCCATCGTTGGAGACGGCGGTTTTCAAATGACATTACAGGAACTTTCTATCTTGAAATCACAAAACTTGCCGGTAAAAGTGGTTATCCTGAACAATGAGGCACTTGGAATGGTGAGACAATGGCAGGAAACATTTTATGAGGAACGTTATTCGCACTCCTTATTTTCAGAAAACCCTGATTTTGTAAAGCTTGCAGAAAGTTATGGAATTAAAGGGATGCGCGTATCGGATGAAGAAAATGTTCCCGAAGCTCTGAATGAAGCTTTATCTCATGATGGTCCAGTTGTTATTGACTGTCGTGTTAACAGAGAGACTTGTGTCTATCCGATGATCGCACCTGGTAAAGGGATGCATGAAATGATTGGGGTGACAAAATGA
- the ilvN gene encoding acetolactate synthase small subunit: MKRIIIATVQDRGGVLNRITGMLHKRQFNIESISVGASDVKGISKMTFVVEISDKQKLEQLTKQLNKQIDVIKVLDVTEKAIVTRELALVKVVATNQTRAEIMTLISAFRADVIDISKESLMIQVTGKPEKVDALIGLLRPYGIKDLTKTGLTAFPRGYQPEQGFNEQNNISAHG; the protein is encoded by the coding sequence ATGAAACGGATAATCATTGCCACGGTGCAAGACCGTGGCGGGGTGTTAAACAGAATTACCGGCATGCTGCACAAACGGCAGTTCAATATTGAAAGTATTTCAGTCGGCGCTTCGGACGTAAAAGGTATTTCCAAAATGACATTTGTTGTCGAAATTTCTGATAAACAGAAATTAGAGCAGTTAACGAAGCAGCTGAATAAACAAATTGATGTGATTAAAGTTTTGGATGTCACTGAAAAAGCAATTGTGACGAGAGAACTCGCTTTAGTAAAAGTAGTTGCAACGAACCAGACCAGAGCTGAGATTATGACATTAATATCTGCATTCCGTGCAGATGTGATTGATATCAGTAAAGAAAGCCTGATGATTCAGGTTACCGGGAAACCGGAAAAGGTCGATGCACTGATTGGGTTACTCAGACCATATGGCATTAAAGATTTAACAAAAACAGGATTAACAGCATTTCCAAGAGGTTATCAACCTGAACAAGGTTTTAATGAGCAAAACAATATTTCAGCTCATGGATAA
- the ilvC gene encoding ketol-acid reductoisomerase has product MAKVLYNKDINNEVLRDKKIAIIGYGSQGHAHAMNLRDSGFDVVIGLRPGKSQQKAEADGFEVYSVAEATSQADVVMVLLPDELQPQVYQESIKDNLQEGNALAFAHGFNIHFTQIVPPSNVDVFLAAPKGPGHLVRRTFEEGAGVPALYGVKQNHTGNATDVALAYCYGIGAARAGILETSFQEETETDLFGEQAVLCGGATALVKAGFETLTDAGYQPEIAYFECLHELKLIVDLLYEGGLENMRYSISDTAQWGDFVSGPRIVDDGTKERMKDILSEIQTGKFAKDWISENQTGRPQFNAINRRENQHQIEVVGRELRALMPFVKKPINDESEKNEKASAQS; this is encoded by the coding sequence ATGGCAAAAGTATTATACAACAAGGATATTAATAACGAGGTACTAAGAGATAAGAAAATTGCAATCATCGGATATGGTTCCCAAGGGCATGCACATGCTATGAACTTAAGAGATTCCGGTTTTGATGTTGTCATTGGTTTACGTCCGGGAAAATCACAGCAAAAAGCTGAAGCAGACGGCTTTGAAGTATATTCCGTAGCTGAAGCAACATCGCAGGCGGATGTTGTGATGGTATTACTTCCGGATGAACTGCAGCCGCAAGTATATCAAGAAAGCATCAAGGATAATTTGCAAGAAGGCAATGCACTGGCATTCGCTCACGGTTTTAATATTCATTTCACGCAAATCGTCCCTCCATCCAACGTAGATGTTTTCTTAGCAGCACCTAAAGGACCTGGACACCTTGTGCGACGCACATTTGAAGAAGGCGCAGGCGTACCGGCATTATACGGAGTGAAACAAAATCACACTGGAAATGCAACAGACGTGGCACTTGCTTATTGTTATGGAATTGGTGCAGCAAGAGCAGGCATACTGGAAACAAGCTTCCAGGAAGAAACAGAAACAGATCTATTTGGAGAACAGGCTGTATTATGCGGCGGAGCTACTGCACTTGTAAAAGCAGGATTCGAAACATTAACGGATGCGGGATATCAACCGGAAATTGCATACTTTGAATGTTTACACGAATTAAAATTGATTGTTGATCTTCTATACGAAGGTGGATTGGAAAACATGCGTTATTCTATCTCTGATACAGCACAATGGGGAGATTTCGTATCTGGTCCGCGTATTGTGGATGACGGAACAAAAGAACGTATGAAAGATATCCTTTCTGAAATTCAAACTGGTAAATTTGCGAAAGACTGGATCTCTGAAAACCAAACTGGCCGTCCGCAATTTAATGCCATTAACCGCCGTGAAAATCAACATCAAATTGAAGTTGTAGGTAGAGAATTACGTGCTTTAATGCCATTCGTTAAAAAACCAATTAATGATGAATCAGAAAAAAATGAAAAAGCATCTGCCCAAAGCTAA
- the leuB gene encoding 3-isopropylmalate dehydrogenase, producing MEKKIVLLPGDGIGKEIMESAKKVLAAIESEYHHDFTLQECAIGGDALDRYGVPLPDDTLHACEDADAVLLGSVGGPKWDNQPPEFRPEKGLLGIRKGLGLFANLRPVKTFPSLLHASPLKEEIVKESDMMIVRELTGGLYFGEPSERRNNGEDVVDTLAYSRHEIERIVEKGFESAQIRNKHLTSVDKANVLESSRVWREIVNEKAADYPDVEVEHVLVDAAAMKLITNPSGFDVVVTENLFGDILSDEASVLTGSLGMLPSASVRADGLGMYEPVHGSAPDIAGKGIANPIGMILSTALMLEYSLGMQEEAKAIEAAVTDCLEQGYHTSDLNIKEGKQMSTDEITEAIIENLTTKCISDSICSSYV from the coding sequence ATGGAAAAGAAAATCGTCCTGTTGCCTGGAGATGGAATCGGCAAAGAAATAATGGAATCAGCAAAGAAAGTACTCGCGGCAATTGAAAGTGAATATCATCATGATTTTACTCTCCAGGAGTGCGCGATTGGCGGAGATGCTCTTGACCGTTATGGTGTACCATTACCGGATGATACACTTCATGCATGTGAAGATGCGGATGCTGTTTTACTCGGTTCAGTCGGCGGGCCAAAGTGGGATAATCAACCGCCGGAATTCAGACCTGAAAAAGGATTATTGGGGATTCGCAAAGGATTGGGATTATTCGCCAACCTGCGTCCGGTTAAAACATTCCCGTCCCTTTTGCATGCGTCTCCTTTAAAAGAAGAAATCGTCAAAGAATCTGATATGATGATTGTCCGTGAACTAACTGGCGGTTTGTACTTTGGCGAACCTAGCGAACGCCGAAACAATGGAGAAGATGTAGTAGATACACTGGCATATTCCAGACATGAAATTGAAAGAATCGTAGAAAAAGGTTTTGAATCTGCACAAATTCGTAATAAGCATCTAACCTCTGTGGATAAAGCAAATGTGTTGGAATCCAGTCGTGTCTGGAGAGAAATCGTGAATGAAAAAGCTGCTGATTATCCAGATGTGGAAGTGGAGCATGTGCTGGTAGATGCTGCTGCGATGAAGCTGATTACGAACCCAAGCGGTTTTGATGTAGTCGTAACAGAGAATTTATTCGGTGATATTTTAAGCGATGAAGCTTCTGTACTGACAGGTTCTCTCGGGATGCTTCCATCAGCAAGTGTCCGTGCAGACGGTTTAGGCATGTATGAACCGGTCCACGGTTCAGCTCCAGATATTGCAGGAAAAGGGATCGCGAACCCAATCGGCATGATATTATCGACGGCTTTGATGCTGGAGTATTCTCTCGGAATGCAGGAAGAAGCAAAAGCGATTGAAGCAGCAGTGACGGATTGCCTGGAACAAGGCTATCACACATCAGATTTAAATATAAAAGAAGGAAAGCAAATGAGTACAGATGAAATAACAGAAGCGATTATCGAAAATTTAACGACGAAGTGTATTTCTGATTCAATTTGTAGCTCTTATGTATAA
- the leuC gene encoding 3-isopropylmalate dehydratase large subunit: MGKALTAFEKIWNKHVVKEEEGKPALIYIDQHLVHEVTSPQAFEGLRLNGRKVRRPDLTFATMDHNVPTINRENMKDEISKKQMEALKKNCADFGVELADMYHPDQGIVHVIGPQLGLTQPGKTIVCGDSHTSTHGAFGAFAFGIGTSEVEHVLATQTIWQDKPKTLNVQVVGDLGVGVTAKDLILAIIAKFGVRFGTGYVMEYTGEAIRNLTMEERMTVCNMSIEAGARAGLISPDETTVEYLRGREMVPEGEAFDALAEEWLALATDEGAEYDHTVTIYAEEIEPQVSWGTNPGMVVPVNAATPTIADADFPDEVERALTYMDLEENQPITSIEIDHVFIGSCTNSRLGDLKKASKIVEGKKVKDGIKAMVVPGSFLVKQQAEEIGLDRIFKEAGFEWRNSGCSMCLGMNDDIVPAGGRCASTSNRNFEGRQGNGARTHLVSPEMAAAAAIEGHFVDVRQFVGVPS, translated from the coding sequence TTGGGAAAGGCTTTGACAGCATTTGAAAAAATTTGGAATAAGCATGTTGTAAAAGAAGAGGAAGGCAAACCCGCTCTTATTTATATTGACCAGCATCTTGTTCATGAGGTAACGTCTCCGCAGGCGTTTGAAGGTTTAAGATTAAATGGACGAAAGGTAAGACGTCCTGATTTAACCTTTGCTACAATGGATCACAATGTTCCGACGATCAATCGGGAAAATATGAAAGACGAAATTTCTAAAAAACAAATGGAAGCTTTAAAAAAGAATTGTGCAGACTTTGGTGTGGAATTGGCTGATATGTATCATCCTGATCAAGGAATTGTGCATGTGATTGGACCGCAATTAGGGTTGACCCAACCGGGAAAAACAATTGTTTGCGGAGATAGTCACACATCCACCCATGGAGCTTTTGGTGCATTTGCTTTTGGGATTGGAACGAGTGAAGTAGAACATGTTCTGGCAACACAGACCATCTGGCAAGATAAACCGAAAACATTGAATGTGCAAGTCGTCGGTGATTTAGGTGTAGGCGTAACAGCAAAAGACCTGATTCTGGCGATTATTGCAAAATTCGGGGTCCGTTTTGGAACAGGATATGTGATGGAATATACGGGAGAAGCGATTCGTAACTTAACGATGGAAGAACGAATGACAGTTTGTAATATGTCCATTGAAGCTGGTGCTCGGGCTGGTTTAATCAGTCCGGATGAAACAACCGTTGAATACTTGCGCGGCCGGGAAATGGTTCCCGAAGGAGAAGCTTTTGACGCTTTAGCAGAAGAGTGGCTGGCTCTAGCAACAGATGAAGGCGCAGAGTATGATCACACAGTAACCATTTATGCAGAAGAAATTGAACCGCAAGTAAGCTGGGGAACAAACCCGGGAATGGTTGTACCGGTGAATGCTGCAACACCAACAATTGCAGATGCAGATTTTCCTGATGAAGTAGAACGCGCATTGACTTATATGGATTTGGAAGAAAATCAGCCGATCACATCTATCGAGATTGACCATGTATTTATCGGGTCTTGTACCAATTCCCGCTTAGGAGATTTGAAAAAAGCGTCGAAAATTGTAGAAGGCAAAAAAGTAAAAGATGGTATTAAAGCGATGGTGGTTCCTGGATCATTCTTAGTAAAACAACAGGCCGAGGAAATTGGACTGGATAGAATTTTCAAAGAAGCAGGATTTGAGTGGAGAAATTCAGGTTGCAGTATGTGTCTGGGAATGAATGACGATATTGTTCCTGCTGGCGGCAGATGTGCTTCCACATCCAACCGTAACTTTGAAGGAAGACAGGGAAATGGCGCACGTACGCATCTGGTAAGTCCGGAGATGGCAGCAGCAGCGGCAATTGAAGGGCATTTTGTAGATGTGAGACAATTTGTCGGAGTACCAAGCTAA
- the leuD gene encoding 3-isopropylmalate dehydratase small subunit, whose translation MEAFKEHKGIAAPLNRSNVDTDQIIPKQFLKRIERTGFGEFLFFHWRFDDDGNLRDDFVLNQPKYENATVLLAGDNFGCGSSREHAPWALEDYGFKVIIAPDFADIFYNNSLKNGILVIKMNEEQVQQWMKKAEQGLTLDVNLEKQEITDADGAVVSFDIPAYHKEKLLNGWDDIALTLLEEDVIQAFEEKRA comes from the coding sequence ATGGAAGCTTTTAAAGAGCATAAAGGAATTGCTGCTCCATTGAATCGCAGTAACGTGGACACAGATCAGATTATTCCGAAACAATTTTTAAAACGGATTGAACGTACAGGATTTGGCGAATTCTTATTTTTCCATTGGCGTTTTGACGATGACGGAAATTTACGTGATGACTTTGTTTTAAATCAGCCGAAATATGAAAATGCTACGGTTTTATTGGCAGGAGATAATTTCGGTTGCGGTTCATCCCGCGAGCATGCACCATGGGCATTGGAAGATTACGGATTTAAAGTAATCATCGCACCAGATTTTGCGGATATTTTTTATAATAATTCGTTGAAAAATGGCATATTAGTTATTAAGATGAATGAAGAACAAGTTCAACAGTGGATGAAGAAAGCAGAGCAGGGCTTAACGCTGGATGTCAATTTAGAAAAACAGGAAATTACAGATGCGGACGGTGCGGTTGTATCGTTTGATATCCCGGCATATCATAAGGAAAAGCTGCTGAATGGCTGGGATGATATTGCCCTAACGCTGTTAGAAGAAGATGTTATTCAGGCATTTGAAGAAAAACGTGCTTAA
- the ilvA gene encoding threonine ammonia-lyase, with protein MDSLGDRLTGEKVYQAWKKLKPIVHQTPLLTSHTTDELVGKHVYCKMENQQKTGAFKFRGASYKLMQMTDEELENGVITASAGNHAQGVAHAASKLGVKATIFMSEGTPLAKVNATRNYGADVILTGESFQEAYQASLEHQLKTGATYIHPFDDHDIMAGQGTMAMEMLRQEDRIDTILVPIGGGGLISGIAVAAKHINRNIKVIGVQAEGAAAIYDSYRTKQVKKWTQVDTIAEGIAVKEPGKHTLPIIREYVDDIITVNDEQIAAAIIYMLERNKTLMEGAGAAALAALFAHHHQLRSRHCGVIVSGGNLDIGNMQRIQELSEKYKPKKVKSYVAL; from the coding sequence GTGGATTCACTTGGGGATCGCTTAACTGGTGAAAAAGTATATCAAGCATGGAAGAAGTTAAAGCCAATTGTTCATCAAACACCACTGCTAACATCGCATACAACCGATGAATTAGTAGGGAAACATGTGTATTGTAAAATGGAAAATCAGCAAAAAACCGGTGCATTTAAGTTTCGGGGCGCAAGTTACAAACTGATGCAAATGACAGATGAAGAACTTGAGAACGGTGTGATTACAGCGTCAGCCGGGAATCATGCCCAGGGAGTGGCGCATGCAGCATCGAAATTAGGTGTGAAAGCAACGATATTTATGTCAGAAGGAACTCCGCTTGCGAAAGTAAATGCAACCAGAAACTATGGCGCAGACGTTATCCTGACAGGAGAAAGTTTTCAGGAAGCTTACCAGGCATCATTGGAGCATCAGCTGAAGACCGGCGCGACTTATATCCATCCATTTGATGATCATGATATTATGGCCGGTCAAGGTACGATGGCGATGGAAATGCTGCGCCAGGAGGATCGGATAGATACGATTTTAGTACCCATTGGCGGCGGCGGATTAATTAGCGGAATTGCAGTAGCGGCCAAGCATATCAATCGAAATATCAAAGTGATTGGGGTACAGGCTGAAGGAGCAGCGGCTATTTATGACAGCTACCGGACCAAACAGGTAAAAAAATGGACGCAGGTAGATACAATCGCAGAAGGAATTGCTGTAAAGGAACCTGGAAAGCATACACTGCCAATCATCCGGGAATATGTGGATGATATTATCACTGTCAATGATGAACAAATTGCTGCAGCGATTATTTATATGCTTGAACGGAATAAAACATTGATGGAAGGAGCCGGGGCAGCTGCGCTGGCAGCCTTATTCGCACATCATCACCAGCTTCGTTCTAGACATTGCGGAGTCATCGTGAGTGGTGGAAACCTCGATATCGGGAACATGCAGCGAATTCAAGAGTTATCCGAAAAGTATAAACCAAAAAAAGTAAAATCATACGTTGCTTTATAA
- a CDS encoding ABC transporter ATP-binding protein — MNNELLQIKNLKTSFRMEDEYYAAVDDVTLTLNKNEVLGIVGESGSGKSALAFSIMRLHNRAKIEGEIRLNNQNMIDMSKTKLNKIRGNEMSMIFQDPLTALNPLMPIGRQIEETLFLHDKKLGQHRRKKRTIELLDLVGIPKPERVYEQFPHELSGGMRQRIIIAIAIANDPELLIADEPTTALDVTIQAQILDLIRELKEKIHAGIILITHDLGVVAEMADRVAVMYAGQIVEIAPVEKLFSNPLHPYTRSLLNSVPTEGQDKLHVIQGVVPSLKNLPREGCRFAARIPWIDSSAHEKNPVLHEAKPGHFVRCTCYKHFYIPEQDKEEHRNGVS, encoded by the coding sequence TTGAACAATGAACTTTTACAGATTAAAAACCTGAAGACATCTTTTCGTATGGAGGATGAATATTACGCAGCAGTGGATGATGTCACACTGACGTTGAATAAAAATGAAGTATTGGGCATTGTCGGAGAGTCTGGTTCTGGTAAAAGTGCTTTAGCATTTTCCATTATGCGTTTGCACAACCGGGCGAAAATCGAAGGAGAAATACGATTAAACAATCAAAATATGATTGATATGTCAAAAACAAAGTTGAATAAAATACGTGGCAATGAGATGTCGATGATCTTCCAAGACCCGCTTACTGCGTTAAATCCACTGATGCCAATCGGCAGACAAATTGAAGAAACTTTATTTTTGCATGATAAGAAATTGGGACAACATCGGCGAAAAAAACGTACAATTGAACTTCTGGATTTAGTTGGTATTCCAAAGCCGGAACGAGTCTATGAGCAGTTTCCTCACGAACTATCAGGTGGAATGAGACAGCGGATTATTATAGCAATCGCAATTGCAAATGATCCAGAGCTGTTAATTGCAGATGAGCCGACAACTGCTTTGGATGTAACCATCCAGGCACAAATTTTGGATTTGATTCGTGAATTAAAAGAAAAAATACATGCAGGAATCATCTTAATTACGCATGATTTAGGGGTTGTTGCGGAAATGGCTGATCGTGTAGCAGTGATGTATGCAGGGCAAATTGTAGAAATTGCACCTGTAGAGAAATTGTTTTCCAATCCACTGCACCCTTATACAAGATCTTTATTAAATTCTGTACCGACAGAGGGGCAGGACAAGCTGCATGTTATACAAGGAGTTGTTCCTTCGCTGAAAAATTTACCAAGAGAGGGTTGCCGTTTTGCAGCACGTATTCCTTGGATAGATAGTTCTGCTCATGAAAAAAATCCCGTTCTGCATGAAGCAAAGCCTGGACACTTTGTAAGGTGTACATGCTATAAACATTTTTATATTCCGGAGCAGGATAAGGAGGAACATCGAAATGGCGTTTCTTGA
- a CDS encoding ABC transporter ATP-binding protein, which produces MAFLEVKDLKVYFPIKGGILNRTVDHIKAVDGVSFEMEQGKTYGLVGESGSGKSTTGRAIIGLEDVTAGQISFEGKDITAGKTKNKQFRKDVQMIFQDPYSSLNPRKRVLDIVAEPLRNFEKLSKKEERKRVQELLDIVNVSADSIFKYPHEFSGGQRQRIGVARAIALKPKLIIADEPVSALDVSVQAQVLNFLKDIQNEFNLTYLFISHDLGIVKHMCDNISIMYKGRYVEQGSTKDIFENPQHIYTKRLIAAIPDINPENREEQFKFRREVADEYRNFYNDYFDNHGLAFNLQSVSDTHKVALPEKG; this is translated from the coding sequence ATGGCGTTTCTTGAGGTGAAAGATTTAAAAGTTTACTTTCCGATAAAAGGGGGCATTTTAAATCGGACTGTCGATCATATCAAAGCTGTTGATGGGGTATCATTTGAAATGGAGCAGGGGAAAACCTATGGGTTAGTAGGTGAATCCGGTTCTGGAAAATCGACCACAGGCCGGGCGATTATCGGCTTAGAAGATGTAACTGCAGGGCAGATTTCTTTTGAAGGAAAAGATATTACAGCAGGAAAAACCAAAAATAAACAATTTCGAAAAGATGTGCAAATGATTTTTCAAGATCCTTATTCTTCATTGAATCCGAGAAAAAGGGTGCTGGATATTGTTGCAGAACCGCTTCGAAATTTTGAAAAATTATCAAAAAAAGAAGAAAGAAAACGAGTACAGGAACTATTAGATATTGTTAATGTGAGTGCTGATAGCATTTTTAAGTATCCACATGAATTTTCTGGCGGACAAAGGCAGCGTATTGGAGTTGCTCGGGCGATTGCATTAAAACCCAAGCTGATTATTGCGGATGAACCTGTATCTGCTTTGGACGTATCTGTTCAGGCTCAGGTATTGAATTTTTTAAAGGATATTCAAAATGAATTTAACCTGACTTATTTATTTATCAGCCATGATTTAGGAATTGTAAAGCATATGTGTGACAATATTTCGATCATGTATAAAGGCAGGTATGTGGAGCAGGGAAGCACTAAAGATATCTTTGAAAATCCGCAACATATATATACGAAACGTTTAATTGCTGCCATTCCGGATATCAACCCCGAAAATCGTGAAGAGCAATTTAAATTTCGTCGAGAAGTGGCCGATGAATACCGCAATTTTTATAATGATTACTTTGACAATCATGGTTTAGCATTCAATCTTCAGTCTGTTTCAGATACGCATAAAGTTGCTTTGCCAGAGAAAGGTTGA
- the opp4B gene encoding oligopeptide ABC transporter permease has translation MWKFIVRRLLITFPQIVFLSILVFIMAQFMPGDALTGLIDPTITQEALEIQRERLGLNNPWYVQYADWIGGLVQGDLGQSFRFKMDVTELISERVMNTILLSAVSLIFTYIIAIPLGIVSGRYNDSPLDSAITSYSYLGFATPIFIFALVMLWVFGFILGWFPTGGSVAPGLNAGTMEYYISKVYHALLPGLSIALISVVSTIQYLRSEIVDTKQKDFIVTARAKGASETRVYNRHIFRNSLLPVAAFFGWEITSLISGTVFVESVFSYPGMGLLFLESITQRDFSVVTALVLLFGIASILGALLSDIILSIVDPRIRIK, from the coding sequence ATGTGGAAATTTATAGTACGTAGACTACTAATTACATTCCCGCAGATTGTATTTTTAAGTATTCTTGTATTTATAATGGCTCAATTTATGCCGGGAGATGCTTTAACAGGTTTAATTGATCCAACTATTACCCAGGAAGCATTAGAAATTCAGCGTGAACGTTTAGGGCTGAATAACCCTTGGTATGTGCAATATGCGGATTGGATAGGCGGTTTGGTACAAGGAGATCTTGGCCAGTCATTCCGGTTTAAAATGGATGTGACTGAACTGATTTCAGAACGGGTTATGAACACGATATTACTATCAGCCGTTTCACTGATATTTACATACATCATTGCTATTCCGCTGGGGATTGTCAGTGGACGTTACAATGATTCTCCTTTGGACTCGGCTATTACAAGTTATAGCTATCTTGGTTTTGCAACACCTATATTTATTTTCGCACTGGTGATGCTTTGGGTATTCGGGTTTATTCTGGGATGGTTTCCGACAGGTGGAAGCGTGGCTCCCGGGTTAAATGCAGGAACAATGGAATATTATATAAGCAAAGTATATCATGCATTACTTCCTGGTTTATCCATTGCTTTAATATCCGTTGTGTCTACCATTCAGTATCTGAGAAGTGAAATTGTGGATACGAAGCAAAAAGATTTTATTGTGACGGCGAGAGCAAAGGGTGCTTCCGAAACCCGTGTATATAATAGGCATATTTTCCGTAATTCCTTGTTGCCAGTAGCGGCTTTCTTTGGGTGGGAGATTACCAGTTTAATTTCCGGAACGGTATTTGTAGAAAGTGTTTTCTCCTATCCGGGCATGGGACTTCTGTTTTTGGAGTCTATCACACAACGTGACTTCAGCGTTGTAACAGCACTTGTTTTATTGTTTGGAATTGCCAGTATTTTAGGGGCGCTTTTATCCGATATTATCTTGAGTATCGTTGACCCGAGAATTCGGATTAAATAG